The following coding sequences are from one Leptospira stimsonii window:
- a CDS encoding YARHG domain-containing protein — protein MNRQFFLLFLLLFSFSLFSQTDNGTIEQIILKRNEIYAKQGHIFKNPTLDSYFRKFEWYRPVSKSPKLSKKDQALAESLLQKEKEFAQEYTKYLSDGISWDESKLEYYETVERTFLKNEFVHNQIDKKTGDIPYRSEEIFITGIRTTGKSNDTNLLRTIDLAKSGEIEFKKYYTVALSQDKRFRRILECSMDSINQENCSTKYVLENEKLVFVSQAIPQTSYLSEWIYVYLDGNIYNTRFYFKSMGKLDKEIVINNDENSVRIRIF, from the coding sequence ATGAACCGCCAATTTTTCTTACTCTTTCTTTTACTCTTCTCTTTTTCCTTATTTTCCCAAACGGATAACGGAACGATCGAACAAATCATTCTCAAAAGAAATGAAATCTATGCCAAACAAGGCCACATATTCAAAAATCCTACCTTAGATTCGTATTTTAGAAAATTCGAATGGTATCGCCCGGTCTCGAAATCGCCGAAGTTGTCCAAAAAAGATCAGGCACTGGCCGAAAGCCTCCTTCAAAAAGAGAAGGAATTTGCCCAAGAATACACAAAATACCTTTCGGACGGTATAAGCTGGGATGAATCTAAATTAGAATATTATGAAACTGTGGAAAGAACGTTCTTAAAAAACGAATTCGTTCACAACCAGATCGACAAAAAGACGGGCGATATCCCCTATCGTTCGGAAGAAATTTTCATTACCGGAATCCGAACCACCGGTAAAAGCAACGACACAAACCTTCTTCGTACGATCGACCTTGCAAAAAGTGGTGAAATCGAATTCAAAAAATACTACACTGTCGCGCTTTCCCAAGATAAACGTTTTCGAAGAATTTTAGAATGTTCTATGGATTCTATCAATCAGGAGAATTGTTCCACAAAATACGTTTTGGAAAATGAAAAACTCGTTTTTGTTTCCCAGGCGATCCCGCAGACGAGTTACCTTTCCGAATGGATCTATGTCTATCTGGACGGAAACATATACAATACCCGATTCTACTTTAAAAGTATGGGAAAATTGGATAAAGAAATCGTAATCAATAACGACGAAAATTCCGTTCGAATTCGGATTTTCTAG
- a CDS encoding nucleoside 2-deoxyribosyltransferase yields the protein MKTIYLAGPEVFLPEALSVLQERKSLCSSYGFLAVSPFDSDIPNDSERNQDLARKIFFGNLDLIRKSDIILANCNSFRGPLVDDGTAFEIGYAFALEKTIYGYAKSLPPLPEIVKKSISTFPHSSGYEMDKDGYLLNEDFGNSLNLMLQYSIEAKGVLIEGEFEDVLKVLARRENN from the coding sequence TTGAAAACGATCTATCTTGCAGGTCCGGAAGTGTTTTTACCCGAAGCCCTTTCGGTTCTGCAGGAAAGAAAATCCCTCTGTTCTTCGTACGGATTTCTCGCCGTTTCACCCTTCGATTCGGATATTCCGAATGACTCTGAAAGAAATCAAGACCTCGCTCGAAAAATCTTTTTCGGAAATCTGGATTTGATTCGGAAATCCGATATTATATTAGCGAATTGTAATTCCTTTCGAGGTCCTCTCGTGGACGACGGGACCGCGTTCGAAATCGGATACGCGTTCGCTCTCGAAAAAACGATCTACGGTTATGCGAAATCGCTTCCACCACTTCCTGAAATCGTCAAAAAATCGATTTCGACATTTCCACATTCTTCCGGTTACGAGATGGACAAAGACGGATATTTGTTAAACGAAGACTTCGGTAACTCCCTCAATTTAATGCTACAATACTCGATTGAAGCTAAGGGAGTTTTGATAGAAGGGGAATTCGAAGACGTACTGAAAGTCCTCGCACGGCGAGAGAACAACTAG
- the ilvD gene encoding dihydroxy-acid dehydratase, with the protein MSDNLKKRSHMTTDGDNRAPNRAMLRAVGFTNEDFQKPMIGIASTWSEITPCNIHINKLAEKVKEGVRAAGGVPQIYGTITVSDGIMMGHEGMHFSLPSREVIADSIEIVSNAMRHDGVIAIGGCDKNMPGCLMALCRVDVPSIFVYGGTILPGNCDGHDVDIVSVFEAVGQINAGKISREEFVRIEQNAIPGAGSCGGMYTANTMSSAIEALGMSLPGSASMPAVSSRKSNDCYEAGKALIELIKKNITPKQILTKKAFENAITVVLVLGGSTNAVLHLIAIAKEIGVELTLEDFDRISKKTPHLADLKPGGKYSMTDLDKVGGVHGVMKYLLKEGMLHGDCMTVTGKTIAENLKDMPDLVPNQTIVHKRADALHPSGPLVILKGNLAPDGAVAKISGLKKISITGPAKVFESEDDCFNAIMNDQIKAGDVIIIRYEGPKGGPGMREMLAVTSALVGKGLGEDVGLMTDGRFSGGTHGLVVGHISPEAFDGGPIAIVQNGDTVTIDSTKNLLQLEVSQEEIDKRLKNWKPMEPRYKSGVLAKYAKLVQSATNGAITNLL; encoded by the coding sequence ATGAGTGATAACTTAAAAAAAAGAAGCCACATGACTACGGATGGGGACAACCGGGCCCCGAATCGCGCGATGCTTCGTGCGGTTGGATTTACGAACGAAGACTTTCAAAAACCGATGATCGGGATCGCCTCCACCTGGAGCGAGATCACTCCTTGCAATATTCATATCAATAAGCTCGCGGAAAAAGTCAAAGAAGGCGTTCGGGCCGCAGGAGGAGTTCCTCAGATTTACGGAACGATCACCGTGTCCGACGGAATCATGATGGGACATGAGGGAATGCACTTTTCCCTTCCATCCAGAGAAGTGATCGCCGATTCGATCGAAATCGTTTCCAACGCGATGAGACATGACGGTGTGATCGCGATCGGCGGTTGTGATAAGAACATGCCCGGTTGTTTGATGGCGCTTTGCAGAGTGGACGTTCCTTCGATCTTCGTCTATGGCGGCACGATTCTTCCCGGAAATTGCGACGGACACGACGTGGATATCGTCTCCGTTTTCGAAGCGGTGGGACAAATCAACGCCGGAAAAATTTCGAGAGAAGAATTCGTCCGGATCGAACAGAATGCGATCCCTGGCGCAGGAAGTTGTGGAGGAATGTACACTGCGAACACCATGTCTTCCGCGATCGAAGCCTTGGGGATGAGTCTTCCCGGTTCCGCTTCCATGCCCGCCGTCAGTTCGAGAAAGTCGAACGACTGCTACGAAGCAGGTAAAGCTTTGATTGAACTCATCAAAAAGAACATCACTCCAAAGCAGATTCTTACCAAAAAGGCGTTTGAAAACGCGATCACCGTCGTTCTTGTGTTAGGTGGTTCCACCAATGCCGTTCTTCATTTGATTGCGATCGCCAAGGAAATCGGTGTCGAGCTGACTCTGGAAGACTTTGATCGAATCAGTAAAAAAACTCCCCACCTCGCGGATTTAAAACCCGGTGGAAAATATTCGATGACCGATCTCGATAAAGTCGGCGGCGTTCACGGAGTGATGAAATATCTTCTCAAGGAAGGAATGCTCCACGGAGATTGTATGACCGTAACCGGAAAGACGATCGCGGAAAATTTGAAGGACATGCCTGACCTCGTTCCGAATCAGACGATCGTTCATAAAAGAGCGGACGCTCTGCATCCTTCCGGTCCTCTCGTGATTCTCAAAGGAAACCTCGCGCCTGACGGAGCCGTTGCGAAAATTTCAGGACTGAAAAAAATTTCGATCACCGGTCCCGCAAAAGTTTTCGAATCTGAAGATGATTGCTTCAACGCAATCATGAACGATCAGATCAAGGCCGGCGACGTGATCATCATTCGATACGAAGGCCCGAAAGGCGGACCCGGAATGAGAGAAATGCTCGCGGTCACTTCCGCGCTCGTCGGTAAGGGGTTAGGCGAGGATGTCGGTTTAATGACGGACGGCCGTTTTAGCGGCGGAACCCACGGTCTTGTGGTAGGGCACATTTCTCCCGAGGCGTTCGACGGAGGGCCGATCGCGATCGTTCAAAACGGAGACACCGTTACGATCGATTCTACGAAGAATCTTCTCCAATTGGAAGTCTCCCAGGAAGAAATCGATAAACGACTGAAAAACTGGAAACCGATGGAACCACGTTACAAGTCGGGAGTTCTCGCGAAATATGCGAAGTTGGTTCAGTCCGCTACAAACGGAGCCATTACGAATCTCCTTTGA
- a CDS encoding glutathione S-transferase family protein, with protein MAPKYKVYGMTVSGNCHKVKSILTLLDLPFEWIELDTRKGETKTEDFLRINPNGKIPVLQISDGTNISESNAILYYLARDTKFFSNDLLEQTRILEWMFFEQYSHEPFIAVNRWLLKFVPGTANAEQIANNHSKGTKALEVMEAHLQNKDFFVGNRLTIADIALYAYSHVAEDGGFSFENFPFVRKWMHNVKNYPKMISIESKDTL; from the coding sequence TTGGCTCCAAAATACAAAGTCTACGGAATGACGGTTTCCGGAAATTGCCACAAAGTAAAATCGATTCTCACTCTTCTGGATCTTCCCTTTGAATGGATTGAATTGGATACGAGAAAGGGAGAAACGAAGACGGAGGATTTTTTAAGAATCAATCCCAACGGAAAAATTCCGGTTCTTCAAATCAGCGATGGAACCAATATCTCCGAAAGCAACGCAATCCTTTATTATCTCGCGAGAGATACGAAATTTTTTTCCAACGATCTTTTGGAACAGACACGAATCTTAGAATGGATGTTCTTCGAACAATACAGTCACGAACCGTTCATAGCAGTCAATCGCTGGCTTCTCAAATTCGTTCCCGGAACGGCGAACGCCGAACAAATCGCAAACAATCATAGCAAAGGAACCAAGGCATTGGAAGTGATGGAAGCCCATCTACAAAATAAAGATTTTTTCGTGGGGAACCGACTCACAATTGCGGACATCGCTTTGTATGCCTATTCTCACGTCGCGGAAGACGGAGGCTTTTCCTTTGAAAATTTTCCCTTTGTCCGTAAATGGATGCATAACGTGAAAAACTATCCGAAAATGATCTCGATCGAATCGAAGGACACGCTCTAA
- a CDS encoding metal-dependent hydrolase, with translation MPTIMTHTVVPISLWLALGKKTIPVKLLLVGIFFSILPDADVIAFKLGIPYEADLGHRGFSHSIGFALSLSVFSCVLLRWFQVKATVLISFLFLSILSHGVLDAMTSGGLGVGFLIPYSSERFFFDYRPIRVSPIGIKNFLTARGLVVFKSEFLFVWIPLYMLAGFLFLARRLRRKNP, from the coding sequence ATGCCGACAATCATGACGCATACGGTCGTGCCGATCTCACTATGGCTCGCACTTGGAAAAAAGACGATTCCCGTTAAACTGCTCTTAGTCGGAATCTTTTTTTCAATTCTTCCGGACGCGGATGTAATCGCATTCAAATTAGGGATTCCTTATGAAGCCGACTTAGGTCATCGGGGTTTCAGCCATTCCATCGGATTCGCATTGTCGCTTTCCGTTTTTTCCTGCGTTCTTTTACGATGGTTTCAGGTGAAAGCAACCGTTCTGATCTCATTCTTATTTCTTTCGATTCTTTCCCACGGAGTTTTGGATGCGATGACGAGCGGAGGTCTGGGTGTAGGATTTCTGATCCCCTATTCTTCCGAACGATTTTTTTTCGACTACAGACCGATCCGCGTATCTCCGATCGGAATCAAAAACTTTTTGACCGCGAGAGGTTTGGTCGTATTCAAATCGGAGTTTCTTTTCGTTTGGATTCCGTTGTACATGCTCGCAGGTTTTCTTTTTCTCGCGAGGCGACTTCGAAGGAAGAATCCCTAA
- a CDS encoding YciI family protein produces MKQFIVVLRYLTPIEIVDQHVVEHRAFLAKGYEQKILLASGPQEPRSGGILIARAESRKDLEAFCHQDPFYTNGVAEYQIIEWNPVKYQKEFEFWL; encoded by the coding sequence ATGAAACAGTTTATCGTTGTACTTCGTTATCTAACGCCGATTGAAATCGTAGATCAACACGTGGTCGAACACAGAGCGTTTCTCGCAAAAGGTTACGAACAAAAGATTCTTTTAGCATCGGGTCCGCAAGAACCGAGAAGCGGTGGGATTTTGATCGCGAGAGCGGAATCGAGAAAGGACCTGGAGGCGTTTTGCCACCAAGATCCTTTTTATACGAACGGAGTCGCCGAATATCAAATCATCGAGTGGAATCCGGTTAAATACCAAAAAGAATTCGAATTCTGGCTTTAG
- a CDS encoding adenylate/guanylate cyclase domain-containing protein, whose amino-acid sequence MLKGFQELIQRKKMLVMDALSFEVLKSEIVRTRILFRFFFVASLVLGVVYFLIGERMTKEVGVRLPFEAIVLTGLGISLYEYFVYRIFLAYQKKRKVVFPPARFGNAFVEISFITLLLWLNINSFASPVIPLYSPATYIYFIFIILSVLRLEFSLSVFTGLVAGVELFALAFIYIPANQMKFELQIFNSFMPFFGKGILLLMGGFVSGLVAMQLKKTLVSATEAVQEKNKIVGMFGQYVSPEVVDRLLEQKSENFSEFKHVCVMFLDIRNFTRFSEKRSPGEVIDYLNYLFTHLIDIVNMHNGMINKFLGDGFMAVFGAPISDGANDIHNAVNASLAILKKVEQLNLEGKIPETNIGIGLHSGEAMTGNVGSEARKEYTIIGDVVNLASRVEQLNKEFATKFLVTQAVFDNVKDKVPGRHLSSIHVKGREEPVDVYELAKL is encoded by the coding sequence ATGCTCAAAGGTTTTCAGGAACTCATTCAAAGAAAAAAAATGCTCGTGATGGACGCCCTTTCTTTCGAAGTTTTAAAAAGTGAAATCGTTCGAACCAGAATTTTATTTCGCTTCTTTTTTGTTGCGAGTCTCGTTCTCGGAGTCGTTTACTTCCTAATCGGCGAGAGAATGACGAAGGAAGTCGGAGTTCGTCTTCCGTTCGAGGCGATTGTTCTTACCGGACTCGGGATTTCCTTGTACGAATACTTTGTGTATCGGATTTTTCTAGCCTATCAGAAAAAGCGCAAAGTTGTCTTTCCTCCGGCGCGATTCGGAAACGCCTTCGTGGAGATTTCTTTCATCACACTTCTTCTTTGGTTGAACATCAACTCATTCGCTTCCCCCGTGATTCCGCTCTATTCTCCCGCGACGTACATCTATTTTATCTTTATCATCCTTTCCGTACTCCGTCTTGAATTTTCTTTGAGCGTCTTTACGGGTTTGGTCGCTGGAGTGGAGTTGTTTGCATTAGCTTTTATTTATATTCCCGCGAATCAGATGAAGTTCGAACTGCAGATCTTCAATTCCTTTATGCCCTTTTTCGGGAAGGGGATTTTATTGTTGATGGGAGGCTTCGTTTCGGGTTTGGTCGCGATGCAGTTAAAGAAAACCTTGGTTTCCGCTACGGAGGCGGTTCAGGAAAAGAACAAGATTGTAGGAATGTTCGGTCAGTATGTTTCTCCGGAGGTTGTGGATCGTCTCTTGGAACAAAAGAGCGAGAATTTTTCCGAGTTCAAACACGTCTGCGTGATGTTCTTGGATATCCGTAACTTTACCAGATTCTCCGAAAAACGTTCTCCGGGAGAAGTCATCGACTATCTCAACTATCTTTTCACACACTTGATCGACATCGTGAATATGCACAATGGAATGATTAACAAATTTCTCGGAGACGGTTTTATGGCAGTGTTCGGCGCCCCGATCTCGGACGGCGCAAACGATATTCACAACGCGGTCAATGCGTCCTTGGCGATTTTAAAAAAGGTGGAACAGCTGAACCTGGAAGGTAAAATACCTGAAACCAACATCGGAATCGGTCTGCATTCCGGTGAAGCAATGACGGGTAACGTTGGATCCGAAGCTCGCAAGGAATATACGATCATCGGTGACGTAGTCAATCTTGCTTCGCGCGTGGAACAACTCAACAAGGAGTTTGCTACCAAATTCTTAGTGACACAGGCGGTTTTTGATAACGTAAAGGACAAGGTTCCAGGAAGACATCTTTCTTCGATTCATGTGAAGGGAAGAGAAGAACCCGTGGACGTTTACGAACTCGCGAAACTCTAA
- a CDS encoding glycosyltransferase family 2 protein yields the protein MNSLPITVVIPTYNREEKVLKAIQSVLQQTVLPQEILIVDDGSTDATVSNIRERFSNSLERIRILSLEHRGVSFARNRGVEEARNDWIAFLDSDDEWLPEKLKRQWETLQGLPQIRILQSLEIWIRNGKRVNPPAYLQKKDGWIFDKSLEFCAVTPSSVLLRKDLYLENGGMDENLPACEDYDLWLRISSQNPIVLLNEELLIRYGGHEDQLSFRYPVMDRFRIYSILKLLNTQRLTEKQREQAKAILFIKWNVLRQGRIKRNVWNPELDLLWERTVEEGLASESGKKIQSFFLTDENWTKN from the coding sequence ATGAATTCTCTTCCGATCACGGTCGTCATTCCCACATACAATCGGGAAGAAAAAGTTTTGAAAGCGATCCAAAGTGTACTTCAGCAAACCGTTTTGCCGCAGGAAATTCTGATTGTGGACGACGGTTCTACGGACGCGACCGTCTCCAATATCCGAGAACGTTTTTCAAATTCTTTGGAAAGAATCCGAATTCTTTCTCTTGAACATCGGGGCGTAAGTTTTGCGAGAAACCGTGGAGTGGAAGAGGCACGAAATGATTGGATCGCCTTTCTCGATTCGGACGACGAATGGTTGCCCGAAAAACTGAAAAGACAATGGGAAACTCTGCAAGGGCTTCCTCAGATTCGAATTCTTCAATCCTTGGAAATTTGGATCCGAAACGGCAAACGTGTCAATCCTCCGGCCTATCTCCAAAAAAAAGACGGTTGGATCTTTGACAAAAGTTTGGAATTCTGCGCCGTTACACCGTCTTCCGTTCTATTGAGAAAGGATCTGTATCTGGAGAATGGCGGCATGGACGAAAACCTACCCGCGTGTGAGGATTACGATCTTTGGTTACGCATCAGTTCTCAAAATCCAATCGTGTTGTTAAACGAAGAGCTTTTGATTCGTTACGGAGGACACGAGGATCAGCTTTCGTTCCGCTATCCGGTGATGGATCGATTTCGAATCTACTCCATTCTAAAATTATTAAATACGCAACGATTGACCGAAAAACAAAGAGAACAAGCGAAAGCCATTCTGTTTATAAAGTGGAATGTATTAAGACAAGGAAGAATCAAAAGAAACGTTTGGAATCCAGAGTTAGATCTTCTCTGGGAACGAACCGTAGAGGAAGGTCTTGCTTCCGAGTCCGGAAAAAAGATCCAATCATTCTTTCTCACAGACGAAAACTGGACTAAAAATTAA
- a CDS encoding O-antigen ligase family protein, protein MQNRKRESFFSHVSSSQWKRVFWIGFAGILLLPLLSFYPWKYRILFTLSFLAFVWIDLFSPLVATAILASSSLFFGNHPGGRFLELQDCLWIFWSVRGIIELKLLGRSVFSMEFWKRPIGILLFGFFLSGILSLLSNPELVFDLRFYQKGWFWFLHSTELEPWYPIKLLGIGILFWIGWNGRKEWLEKTKGRDRLLEFFAFGVMIGLLIAVLFGWLEFFFPFVKSKLDEYHLWLDGYKLVALPHSYFIWMKEIQAPFAIQSLYWNRSWFAVSLLSGLPFVFYLLFRITEKKELENPENKSYPSKVHIRLLLSFGILILLGLTFVWIGARGGMFSFALLWICAGFYFLFFKLVPNETVQKAIVRFGIIALIICGILFPILVIYTKLGLEDPERLSHFQAGWKLFLNKPLFGGGFESYGWYNECCLNQTGKGSPYHTTHNQWIQIFSGLGVFGGILFALLWGFLLDSIAFSKMEKGESIGERAVYFGSVVAIFVYSFFQEWFYLRAVYLQWIALFVFFGKNESAFVLNFISRIFKKENILRFTIVVLLLLGISIFFFPTKMFRSGIYFPPGQRKDFAWILEGKSRLVLVSTFESYRVIPNSDLSNGVSNVDIEGGHRVVYPTVKTMVPMDDLEFQTIEGENILKFECKITEERNGWRTLRFWSSEVLDPEPRKICAQYSIQKSL, encoded by the coding sequence ATGCAAAATCGGAAGCGCGAATCATTCTTCTCGCATGTTTCGAGTTCTCAATGGAAGAGGGTTTTTTGGATCGGATTTGCCGGAATCCTTCTGCTACCGCTGTTGAGTTTTTATCCTTGGAAATATAGAATCCTCTTCACTTTATCGTTTCTCGCATTTGTTTGGATCGACTTATTTTCTCCGTTAGTCGCCACTGCGATTCTTGCGTCTTCTTCCTTGTTTTTTGGAAATCATCCGGGAGGAAGATTTTTAGAACTCCAAGATTGCCTTTGGATTTTTTGGTCGGTTCGAGGAATCATAGAACTAAAACTTTTAGGAAGATCCGTTTTTTCTATGGAGTTTTGGAAACGTCCGATCGGAATTCTACTCTTTGGTTTTTTTCTCTCGGGAATCTTGAGTTTGTTATCCAACCCGGAACTCGTTTTCGATCTCCGATTTTATCAAAAAGGATGGTTTTGGTTTTTACATTCTACGGAGTTGGAACCTTGGTATCCGATCAAATTACTCGGAATCGGAATTCTTTTTTGGATCGGTTGGAACGGAAGAAAGGAATGGTTGGAGAAAACAAAGGGTCGGGATCGACTTTTGGAATTCTTCGCTTTCGGGGTAATGATCGGCCTATTGATAGCCGTTTTGTTCGGATGGCTCGAATTCTTTTTTCCATTCGTAAAATCGAAGTTAGACGAATATCATCTTTGGTTGGACGGATACAAACTGGTCGCACTTCCTCATTCTTATTTTATTTGGATGAAGGAGATCCAAGCTCCGTTTGCGATTCAATCCTTGTATTGGAACCGAAGTTGGTTCGCTGTTTCCCTTCTTTCCGGATTGCCCTTCGTATTCTATCTTCTATTTCGAATTACTGAAAAAAAGGAATTGGAGAATCCGGAGAACAAATCGTATCCAAGTAAAGTTCACATTCGCTTACTTTTGTCCTTCGGAATTCTGATTCTCCTTGGATTGACTTTTGTTTGGATCGGTGCGAGGGGAGGAATGTTTTCTTTTGCGCTTCTCTGGATTTGCGCGGGATTCTATTTTCTTTTTTTCAAGTTGGTTCCAAACGAAACGGTTCAAAAAGCGATCGTTCGTTTCGGAATCATCGCTCTGATTATTTGCGGAATTTTATTTCCGATTCTGGTCATTTATACGAAACTCGGATTGGAAGATCCGGAACGTCTTTCTCATTTCCAGGCGGGTTGGAAACTTTTTCTCAACAAACCCTTGTTTGGCGGAGGTTTCGAATCCTATGGATGGTACAACGAATGTTGTCTCAATCAAACCGGAAAAGGAAGTCCGTATCATACGACTCACAACCAGTGGATTCAGATCTTTTCCGGGCTCGGTGTTTTTGGAGGAATCCTTTTCGCGCTCCTCTGGGGATTTCTTTTGGATTCGATCGCATTTTCAAAAATGGAAAAAGGAGAATCGATCGGAGAACGCGCCGTTTATTTCGGTTCCGTCGTTGCGATTTTTGTTTATTCTTTTTTTCAGGAATGGTTCTATCTGCGAGCCGTTTATCTACAGTGGATCGCCTTGTTTGTGTTCTTTGGAAAAAATGAATCCGCATTTGTTCTAAATTTTATAAGTAGAATATTCAAAAAAGAAAATATTCTAAGATTCACGATCGTTGTTCTGCTTTTACTTGGAATCTCCATTTTCTTTTTCCCAACAAAAATGTTTCGGTCCGGGATTTACTTTCCTCCTGGACAAAGGAAGGACTTCGCCTGGATTTTGGAAGGAAAAAGCAGGCTCGTTTTAGTGTCTACGTTCGAATCGTATCGTGTAATCCCGAATTCGGATCTTTCCAACGGAGTTTCTAATGTCGATATCGAGGGAGGACATAGAGTGGTATATCCGACCGTGAAAACGATGGTTCCGATGGATGATCTTGAATTCCAAACGATCGAAGGTGAGAATATTCTAAAATTTGAATGTAAAATCACTGAAGAACGAAATGGTTGGCGAACGCTTCGGTTCTGGAGCTCCGAGGTTTTGGATCCGGAACCTCGGAAAATTTGCGCCCAATATTCGATCCAAAAAAGTCTTTGA
- a CDS encoding sulfate transporter, producing the protein MQQLEESTIYPDKNVFRVEFRKNICSVESEEIEIILSQIREIRPSSVLLDLTPVVAIPSMVLNRILKFISDLKKEQIQISEVKLSEGLQLVLSKLKINLG; encoded by the coding sequence ATGCAACAACTGGAAGAATCCACCATCTACCCCGATAAGAATGTATTTCGTGTCGAGTTTCGTAAGAATATTTGCTCTGTGGAATCGGAGGAAATTGAGATCATCCTTTCCCAGATTCGCGAAATCCGCCCCAGCTCCGTTCTTTTGGATCTAACGCCGGTCGTTGCAATTCCTTCGATGGTCCTCAACCGAATTCTAAAATTTATTTCCGACCTCAAGAAGGAACAAATTCAAATTTCGGAAGTTAAATTGAGCGAGGGTTTGCAGTTAGTGCTTTCCAAACTCAAGATCAATTTGGGATGA
- a CDS encoding LIC_11090 family protein, which translates to MKRLLSISLSITILFQAVVFSSGLFGCVLAEQAKICECNHGSRVQKHANQEDGRFSKGSRIASEETHDVKKLPDCHSAQAGETHTCACKKSENKVSKLSAFYSTLFNPATFWIVEPVSDLLEIIVFKDLNTGILSALSLLKPPQFS; encoded by the coding sequence ATGAAACGTCTTCTTTCCATTTCCCTCTCGATCACGATCCTCTTTCAAGCGGTCGTATTTTCGAGCGGGCTTTTCGGTTGTGTTCTGGCTGAACAAGCAAAGATCTGCGAATGCAATCACGGAAGTAGAGTTCAAAAACACGCAAACCAAGAAGACGGTCGTTTTTCGAAAGGATCTCGTATCGCTTCAGAAGAAACTCATGATGTAAAAAAACTTCCGGATTGCCATTCCGCACAAGCGGGAGAAACGCATACTTGCGCTTGTAAAAAATCCGAAAACAAAGTTTCCAAGCTGAGCGCATTCTACTCCACTCTCTTTAACCCGGCTACTTTTTGGATCGTAGAACCGGTTTCCGATCTTCTTGAAATCATCGTATTCAAAGATTTGAATACGGGTATTCTTTCCGCTCTTTCCCTTCTCAAACCCCCTCAATTCTCCTAA
- a CDS encoding MbnP family copper-binding protein, protein MTKKFLVSFSIVFLGLTFLHCPWDKKKNDDDMTTLAAIVALGVTPGIQFSAYAGTQKLECGQTLKGHGLTLESLPFIPNAHIAESVTFQLHDFRLFVYGVTLIAADGTEIPLNLNQDGKFQYGNIALLDFENKTGKCDGTTETNNLVAAGVPIATYKGIKFTVGLPEDKNHLNADSQPSPLNTTGMFWSWTSGYKFLKLDFETAETGAAGTSVHIGSGDCTGTGSASTCLRANRIPVTLTPDGGFNPATQTVKINVQALLQGIDLTADANGAMCMSGTAGMMAVGCPTIFPNIGLNLNTGLPITPAQTVFSIISK, encoded by the coding sequence ATGACTAAAAAATTTTTAGTTTCATTTTCTATCGTATTTTTAGGACTTACGTTCCTTCACTGTCCCTGGGACAAAAAGAAGAACGACGACGATATGACGACTCTCGCGGCGATCGTCGCGTTAGGCGTCACACCGGGCATTCAATTTTCTGCATATGCGGGAACACAAAAGTTAGAATGCGGGCAGACTCTCAAAGGTCACGGACTTACGCTCGAATCCCTTCCCTTTATTCCGAATGCGCACATCGCGGAAAGTGTAACGTTTCAGTTGCATGACTTCCGGCTATTCGTTTATGGAGTGACTTTGATTGCCGCGGATGGAACCGAAATTCCTTTGAACCTGAACCAAGACGGTAAATTCCAATACGGAAACATCGCTCTTCTGGATTTCGAAAACAAAACCGGAAAATGTGATGGAACGACCGAAACAAACAATCTCGTCGCCGCCGGAGTGCCGATAGCGACTTACAAAGGTATTAAATTTACGGTCGGGCTTCCTGAAGACAAAAACCACTTAAACGCGGACAGCCAACCGTCTCCTTTGAATACGACGGGAATGTTCTGGAGTTGGACTTCCGGTTACAAATTCTTAAAATTGGATTTTGAAACCGCCGAAACCGGTGCCGCCGGAACCTCCGTCCATATCGGATCCGGAGATTGTACAGGAACGGGAAGTGCAAGTACCTGCCTTCGCGCGAACCGAATCCCAGTGACTTTGACCCCGGACGGCGGTTTTAATCCTGCGACTCAAACCGTTAAGATCAATGTTCAAGCTCTCTTACAAGGAATCGATCTTACCGCGGATGCAAACGGTGCGATGTGTATGTCGGGAACTGCAGGTATGATGGCTGTCGGTTGCCCTACTATCTTCCCGAATATCGGATTAAACCTAAATACCGGTTTGCCAATCACACCGGCCCAGACCGTTTTTTCGATCATCTCCAAATAG